The Armatimonas rosea genome includes a window with the following:
- a CDS encoding glycosyltransferase family 4 protein, with protein sequence MSATLKLGFALEHSLGHATHAKNLKAALASDSLVHPTFVELPYHNTPGAWAKLPGVRSNWSLRASLGAYLGLRGQSFDALFFHTQVTALLAAGMLQKTPGLISLDATPLQYDRLGAHYGHTPGNGRVEVLKARLNQRAFSAARGLITWSQWAKDSLVADYGVPADKVFVIPPGVDIAAWDAARALRQPRAAGAPLNILFVGGDFVRKGGDTLLTAFARLPESVRRTAHLHLVTQATELATTENITVHNGVTPNSERLRTLFAEADLFVFPTRADCLPQAVLEAMAAGLPVITTAVAAIPEAVIDNETGKLVPVGDDAALAIALEHLLTDHALRLRLGRNAREAALERYDAAVNYPRILARLKGLAPLTPARRGEYKEHPLVPPAERGMGGR encoded by the coding sequence ATGTCTGCGACCCTCAAGCTCGGCTTCGCGCTGGAGCACTCCCTCGGCCACGCGACCCACGCCAAGAACCTCAAGGCAGCCCTCGCCAGCGATAGCCTGGTGCACCCCACTTTTGTGGAGCTCCCCTACCACAACACCCCCGGTGCCTGGGCCAAGCTTCCCGGCGTCCGCTCGAACTGGAGCCTGCGAGCCTCACTGGGAGCGTATCTAGGACTACGCGGACAGAGCTTTGACGCGCTTTTCTTCCACACGCAGGTCACCGCGCTCCTGGCCGCAGGCATGCTCCAGAAGACGCCTGGTTTGATCTCCCTCGATGCCACCCCGCTCCAGTACGATAGACTTGGGGCCCACTACGGGCACACACCGGGCAACGGCCGAGTCGAGGTGCTCAAGGCCCGCCTCAACCAGCGCGCGTTCTCCGCGGCCCGGGGCCTCATCACCTGGAGCCAGTGGGCCAAGGACTCGCTGGTCGCCGACTACGGGGTGCCCGCCGATAAAGTCTTTGTGATCCCGCCCGGGGTGGATATCGCCGCCTGGGACGCCGCCCGCGCCCTGCGCCAGCCCCGTGCCGCCGGTGCGCCGCTCAACATTCTGTTTGTCGGGGGAGATTTTGTGCGCAAGGGCGGAGACACGCTGCTCACCGCCTTCGCCCGCCTCCCGGAGAGTGTCCGCCGCACCGCCCACCTGCACCTCGTCACCCAGGCCACGGAGCTCGCCACCACGGAGAATATCACGGTTCATAACGGTGTCACCCCCAACTCCGAGCGCCTGCGGACCCTCTTTGCCGAGGCCGATCTCTTTGTCTTCCCCACCCGCGCCGACTGCCTGCCGCAAGCGGTCCTGGAGGCAATGGCCGCGGGCCTGCCGGTCATTACCACCGCAGTCGCCGCGATCCCCGAGGCCGTGATCGACAACGAGACGGGCAAGCTCGTGCCGGTCGGGGACGACGCCGCGCTCGCGATAGCCCTTGAGCACCTCCTCACCGACCACGCCCTGCGCCTGCGCCTGGGCCGCAACGCCCGCGAGGCCGCTCTCGAACGCTACGATGCCGCGGTGAACTATCCCCGGATCCTCGCCCGCCTGAAAGGGCTTGCCCCCCTAACCCCCGCCCGGCGGGGGGAATATAAGGAACATCCTCTCGTCCCCCCCGCTGAGCGGGGGATGGGGGGGAGGTAA
- a CDS encoding WecB/TagA/CpsF family glycosyltransferase — MSPLNEQVVISDTRFDNVTMTAAVERILQLVHKADAPQHVCTGNLDHLALLKEDAEFREIYASSALVLADGMPIVWLSRLRPDTADLIERVAGSDLLLELCRASAWTGLKLFFLGGMPGAADAAKAILEERFPGVQICGTYCPPKETFDTPEEQAKIAQILRDANPDVLLVGLGAPKQEKWIARHKMQLSVPVSIGVGGSFEMAAGMVLRAPRLIQKTGMEWAWRLLQDPKRLYKRYICRDLPLLLQLTHEALLVRAGLRRPRPRPLIEEPRTTVPQKLNITTAPVQPTEPTEASLRK; from the coding sequence ATGTCGCCACTCAATGAACAGGTGGTTATCTCAGACACGCGGTTCGACAATGTCACCATGACCGCGGCTGTCGAGCGCATCCTTCAGCTCGTCCATAAAGCCGATGCGCCCCAGCATGTCTGTACGGGAAACCTGGACCACCTGGCTCTGCTCAAAGAGGATGCAGAGTTTCGTGAGATCTATGCGTCGTCCGCGCTGGTCCTGGCCGATGGGATGCCGATTGTCTGGCTCTCGCGGCTCCGCCCCGATACGGCCGACCTGATCGAGCGTGTTGCGGGGAGCGATCTTCTCCTAGAGCTGTGCCGCGCCTCGGCGTGGACCGGCCTGAAGCTCTTCTTCCTCGGGGGCATGCCCGGCGCGGCCGATGCCGCCAAGGCCATTCTGGAGGAGCGCTTCCCCGGCGTGCAGATCTGCGGCACCTACTGCCCCCCCAAAGAGACCTTCGACACCCCCGAGGAGCAGGCCAAGATCGCCCAGATCCTGCGCGATGCCAACCCGGATGTTTTACTGGTTGGTCTGGGTGCCCCTAAGCAAGAGAAGTGGATAGCCCGACATAAGATGCAGCTCAGTGTCCCGGTGAGTATCGGGGTGGGCGGCAGCTTTGAGATGGCGGCGGGGATGGTTCTGCGGGCACCTCGCCTGATCCAGAAGACAGGAATGGAGTGGGCCTGGCGGCTCTTGCAGGACCCCAAGCGCCTCTACAAGCGCTACATCTGCCGCGACTTGCCGCTCTTGCTCCAGCTGACACACGAGGCGCTCCTGGTGCGTGCCGGTCTGCGACGGCCCCGCCCTCGCCCTCTGATCGAGGAGCCCCGCACCACGGTGCCCCAGAAGCTCAATATCACCACGGCTCCCGTGCAGCCCACGGAACCGACCGAAGCTAGCCTTCGTAAGTAA
- a CDS encoding sugar transferase, with protein MVKTSTAMDIPNEKSAVRAEPARRTLDILVAFTALTLLAPVLATLALLVWSEDRGPVFFQQERVGRGGRRFAFYKFRSMVPHAEALKASLSQQNEATGPIFKMKDDPRVTRIGRVLRRYSLDELPQLWNVLKGDMSLVGPRPHLPRELEQCPNYPQERLSVPPGLICLREVSGRSKLTFDEWIALDLEYVRNRSLLLDLSILLRAIPAILRGDGAY; from the coding sequence ATGGTCAAGACATCTACCGCAATGGACATCCCCAACGAAAAGAGCGCGGTGCGCGCCGAACCGGCCCGGCGCACCCTTGATATCCTGGTTGCCTTCACTGCCCTGACTCTCCTCGCCCCCGTCCTGGCGACCCTGGCCCTCTTGGTCTGGTCGGAGGACCGGGGGCCGGTCTTCTTCCAGCAGGAGCGTGTCGGGCGTGGAGGGCGGCGATTTGCCTTCTATAAGTTTCGGAGCATGGTGCCCCATGCAGAAGCCCTTAAAGCCAGCCTGAGCCAGCAGAACGAGGCGACCGGCCCGATCTTTAAGATGAAAGACGATCCCCGGGTGACACGGATCGGGCGGGTACTGCGCCGCTACTCGCTCGACGAGCTCCCGCAGCTCTGGAATGTCCTCAAAGGGGATATGAGCCTGGTCGGGCCGCGCCCTCACCTGCCCCGTGAGCTGGAGCAGTGCCCCAACTACCCTCAGGAGCGCCTCTCCGTGCCGCCCGGGCTGATCTGCCTGCGCGAGGTCTCGGGGCGCTCCAAGCTGACCTTCGACGAGTGGATCGCGCTGGACCTGGAGTATGTGCGGAATCGCTCGCTACTGCTGGACCTCTCGATCCTCCTGCGTGCTATCCCGGCGATTCTCCGGGGCGACGGTGCCTACTAA
- a CDS encoding polysaccharide biosynthesis/export family protein — MKTTQQTRRMMMTLGVLATTQTTWAAGPIPGMAVVPVVVGAQARRVQEARPLQLPAPSEPRSTPSVASPAASSVASAQSRYKVRAGDSLEIKVMGRPELTQAVTVAPDGTIIYPYVGEVAIAGDSLVQIIAKLKGGLKRQLENPQILVSVVKRQMGEVAVLGPVKEAGKKELGDDWRVLNLIAAAGGLTVERPEFVTMRLVRKGGQTTLNVDPIQLYASGDPKLNFMLEDGDLLVIQERDKSETMVTVVGEVGKPGQVICPRDGSPLAALVAAGGATGKASLSKATLRRGSGGTPIPVDLSNPDKLPLSLQVGPGDTLTIPASVSQVFIAGAGVLKPGAVEIPDKTALTIYWAIQQAGGVQQDADLKHASITRIAPNGAPIAEEIDLEKIFKNRNSQGKGAEEAAALNSKLKPGDILEIPTKGAKRRGFNLGLNEAMMGLSTYLMVRQIR; from the coding sequence ATGAAGACAACTCAACAAACACGACGGATGATGATGACACTGGGGGTCCTTGCGACCACGCAGACCACCTGGGCAGCCGGCCCCATTCCCGGCATGGCGGTTGTTCCCGTCGTGGTTGGTGCCCAGGCCCGCCGCGTCCAAGAGGCTCGTCCTCTGCAGCTGCCCGCTCCCAGTGAGCCCCGCAGCACGCCCTCCGTTGCGAGCCCCGCCGCGAGCTCCGTAGCTAGTGCACAGAGCCGCTATAAAGTCCGGGCGGGCGACTCGCTGGAGATCAAGGTCATGGGGCGCCCCGAGCTCACCCAGGCAGTGACGGTCGCTCCGGATGGGACGATCATCTACCCCTATGTCGGAGAGGTCGCGATCGCGGGGGACTCGCTGGTGCAGATTATCGCCAAGCTCAAAGGGGGCCTGAAGCGCCAGCTCGAGAACCCGCAGATCCTGGTCTCCGTGGTCAAGCGCCAGATGGGCGAGGTCGCGGTGCTGGGGCCGGTGAAAGAGGCGGGCAAGAAAGAGCTCGGCGACGACTGGAGGGTGCTGAACCTAATCGCCGCCGCCGGTGGGCTGACCGTGGAGCGTCCTGAGTTTGTGACGATGCGCCTGGTGCGCAAGGGCGGCCAGACCACCCTCAATGTCGATCCGATCCAGCTCTACGCGTCGGGCGATCCCAAGCTGAACTTTATGCTCGAAGACGGCGACCTGCTGGTGATCCAGGAGCGCGACAAGAGCGAGACCATGGTGACTGTCGTGGGTGAGGTCGGCAAGCCCGGCCAGGTGATCTGCCCCCGCGATGGCTCTCCCCTGGCGGCTCTGGTGGCGGCGGGCGGTGCGACCGGCAAGGCGAGCCTCTCCAAAGCGACCCTGCGCCGCGGCTCGGGCGGAACCCCGATCCCCGTGGACCTGAGCAACCCCGATAAGCTCCCGCTGAGCCTGCAAGTGGGGCCAGGCGACACCCTGACCATCCCCGCGAGTGTCAGCCAGGTCTTTATCGCCGGCGCGGGTGTCCTCAAGCCCGGTGCCGTGGAGATCCCCGACAAGACCGCGCTGACCATCTACTGGGCGATCCAGCAGGCCGGTGGTGTCCAGCAAGACGCCGACCTGAAGCACGCCAGTATCACCCGGATCGCTCCCAACGGCGCTCCGATCGCGGAGGAGATCGACCTGGAGAAGATCTTCAAGAACCGCAACTCCCAGGGCAAGGGAGCGGAGGAAGCCGCCGCTCTCAATAGCAAGCTCAAGCCCGGTGACATCCTGGAGATTCCTACCAAGGGTGCCAAGCGGCGCGGGTTCAACCTGGGCCTAAACGAGGCGATGATGGGCCTCTCGACCTACCTGATGGTTCGCCAGATTCGCTAA
- a CDS encoding P-loop NTPase: MITQDHPLEQPTMNEDHNDLSLERVAPTTSVTLVPAEALRRVHVAIERADADFAQLHAAMEWQLAESANSNHWDQAAEHLEDPLLDTDSVFGITSAVPGEGKTTIAMHLAFSIARNSGRKVCLIDFGMGDNDICRRLGVRTEKGVIDVLEGRDYVIRTLQLADCGDLSVIPAGKFPRNPNKAARSPAVTEIIAAVREIYDTVIVDLPAVSTGNALPIAEHLDKVMLVVCAGATPKDVVQQAVDRLGRRRVLGVVLNRMKSSVPRKIQQFFRKVA, encoded by the coding sequence GTGATTACCCAAGACCACCCGCTAGAGCAGCCCACTATGAACGAAGACCACAACGACCTGAGCCTAGAGCGAGTCGCCCCCACGACTAGTGTCACCCTTGTTCCTGCGGAGGCCCTCCGCCGTGTCCATGTCGCCATCGAGCGCGCCGATGCGGACTTCGCCCAGCTCCACGCCGCCATGGAGTGGCAGCTCGCCGAGAGCGCCAACTCCAACCACTGGGACCAGGCCGCCGAGCACCTGGAGGACCCGCTTCTGGACACCGACAGTGTCTTTGGGATCACCAGCGCGGTCCCCGGCGAGGGCAAGACCACGATCGCGATGCACCTTGCCTTTAGTATCGCCCGCAACAGCGGCCGCAAGGTCTGCCTGATCGACTTTGGGATGGGGGACAACGATATCTGCCGCCGCCTAGGGGTGCGCACCGAGAAGGGCGTGATCGATGTGCTCGAAGGGCGCGACTATGTCATCCGCACCCTCCAGCTCGCCGACTGTGGCGATCTCTCCGTGATCCCGGCGGGCAAGTTCCCCCGCAACCCGAATAAAGCCGCGCGCTCCCCCGCGGTCACCGAGATTATCGCCGCCGTGCGTGAGATCTACGACACCGTGATTGTCGATCTGCCCGCGGTCTCGACCGGCAATGCGCTCCCGATTGCCGAGCACCTCGACAAGGTCATGCTGGTGGTCTGTGCCGGCGCGACTCCCAAGGATGTCGTGCAGCAGGCCGTGGACCGCCTGGGCCGCCGCCGCGTGCTGGGGGTCGTTCTCAACCGGATGAAGTCGTCGGTGCCGCGCAAGATCCAGCAGTTCTTCCGAAAGGTCGCGTAA
- a CDS encoding glycosyltransferase family 2 protein — translation MSELYSAFTYTCLTAWMALGLATLGSSAYLAGLMGRAALRQKKTQAKLSTSAVPQLVVVIPAHDEEVVIAATLESLAAQSYPHTAYELVVVADNCTDTTAALARAAGATVLERTDTERRGKGYALEWAIEQLWSRTSKPDAVVIVDADTKAAPDFLEVLSGELFAGVGPESWATHRRAIQGRYGVLNGGESWRAALMEGAFELVNHVKPLGRSVQGFTVGLKGNGMGFTRAVLEAAPWSGNSITEDIDYGLDLLLNHGLVVGYAPEAVVRAQMPNTSQQAASQRARWERGRYRLLRERAPQLFTAGMKRGDSRLVDAALDLVIPPLAELAALHGAWLGLTALCFSMGVLVPVWVLLWPLSLALYGAYIFGGLKVSEARPEVYSALVRAPFYALWKFALYALVRLKGGQKTKNGSLEWVRTERTPMGDESKKPLEDAA, via the coding sequence ATGAGCGAGCTCTACTCCGCATTTACCTACACCTGCCTGACCGCCTGGATGGCGCTCGGGCTGGCGACTCTGGGCAGCAGTGCCTACCTCGCCGGCCTGATGGGGCGTGCCGCGCTGCGTCAGAAGAAGACCCAGGCCAAGCTCTCCACCAGCGCGGTTCCTCAGCTGGTGGTGGTGATCCCCGCCCACGACGAAGAAGTCGTGATCGCGGCGACTCTGGAGAGCCTCGCTGCGCAGAGCTATCCCCACACTGCCTACGAGCTTGTCGTGGTGGCGGACAACTGCACCGATACGACTGCTGCCCTGGCACGTGCTGCCGGCGCGACCGTCCTAGAGCGCACCGACACCGAGCGGCGGGGCAAGGGCTACGCGCTGGAGTGGGCTATCGAGCAGCTCTGGAGCCGCACCAGCAAGCCCGATGCGGTCGTGATTGTCGATGCCGATACCAAGGCCGCTCCTGACTTTCTGGAAGTACTTTCTGGAGAGCTCTTTGCGGGAGTTGGCCCCGAGAGCTGGGCCACCCACCGCCGCGCGATCCAGGGCCGCTACGGGGTCCTCAACGGCGGCGAGTCCTGGCGCGCCGCGCTGATGGAGGGTGCCTTCGAGCTGGTTAACCATGTCAAGCCACTGGGGCGCAGTGTCCAGGGCTTCACGGTCGGGCTCAAGGGCAATGGGATGGGCTTTACCCGTGCGGTGCTGGAGGCGGCTCCCTGGAGTGGCAATAGCATCACGGAAGACATCGACTACGGGCTGGACCTTCTGCTCAACCATGGGCTCGTGGTGGGCTACGCCCCCGAGGCGGTGGTGCGGGCGCAGATGCCCAACACGAGCCAGCAGGCAGCATCACAGCGGGCACGGTGGGAGCGGGGGCGCTACCGCCTGCTCCGTGAGCGCGCCCCCCAGCTCTTTACGGCGGGGATGAAGCGGGGCGACTCCCGCCTGGTCGATGCGGCGCTCGACCTGGTGATCCCGCCCCTCGCGGAGCTCGCGGCGCTCCATGGTGCCTGGCTTGGGCTCACCGCCCTGTGCTTTAGCATGGGGGTCCTGGTGCCGGTCTGGGTGCTCCTCTGGCCCCTCTCGCTGGCGCTCTACGGTGCCTATATCTTCGGTGGCCTGAAGGTCTCGGAGGCGCGCCCCGAGGTCTACAGCGCCCTGGTCCGTGCCCCATTCTACGCGCTCTGGAAGTTTGCCCTCTACGCACTGGTTCGTCTGAAGGGCGGACAAAAGACCAAAAATGGGTCCCTAGAGTGGGTTCGGACCGAGCGCACACCCATGGGGGACGAGTCTAAGAAGCCCTTGGAGGACGCGGCATGA
- a CDS encoding glycoside hydrolase family 44 protein, whose amino-acid sequence MINAMSTTPVRELTEEERRRRAKARAARRRQEEAAQKQRLRRERIAFAVLGSVGSVAVLAGVWGIKRVKEAGGLRESAKGLVKSFATTTGIGPKGLIPVAPTERADEPIVVYRDGMGEGWDDWSWATRDKASAAMAANGINGIAMTLKGSEGLYFHHTAFPADGYGSLEFLYKGAPDTVMATVFDEYAKPRRQLKLGSYVVNGAVGLKDGWQKISIPLKAMGVGVGDKISGVVLQCAMPSASGQVGFDDISLMPDTSLPEAPKALTIPVAVDTQAGKHAISPTIYGVAHASKQEAEALGATLNRWGGNPNSRHNWVSNLWNSGSDWEFRNHAGEKPQTKAGGAADAFVQDNRALGITSYMTVPTLGWVAKNGNIQVKSENVPWNTGPGVSGCDGPIAGYDPTENRNRTSVRSVARKNKPFELYPAPGDTVYQDEWINHLVKLHGNGAGSGVKYYAMDNEPDLWSHTHRDVHPAQMGYDDTFKNFTDYATAVKAVDPTALVAGPAVSGWISYFYSALDRGTDDFRTGADRRAHGDTPFIPWFLQQAKAFDAKRGKRTLDVLDIHYYPQGENIYSDAKDPALRALRIRSVRSLWDKDYRDESWIANTGDGPSVRLIPRMKDWIAQCYPGTKLAIGEWSFGAEGDISGGLAAAEALGVFGREGVDVACFWTRPKLFTPAAAAFQLFRRPEPGQAGFGDRGCQSTYGQGERLAVFSATESKTGALTLVLINKTPKATITVPLSITGHDGGASRLWRFSAEKPNQLSAEVGPKVSGGKASISLPPYSATLVRIGGK is encoded by the coding sequence ATGATCAATGCTATGTCCACGACACCTGTACGAGAGCTAACAGAAGAGGAGCGCCGCCGCCGTGCCAAGGCACGCGCCGCGCGCCGCCGCCAAGAAGAGGCCGCCCAGAAACAGCGGCTTCGGCGCGAGCGGATCGCCTTCGCGGTCCTAGGGAGTGTCGGCAGTGTGGCCGTGCTGGCCGGGGTCTGGGGCATCAAGCGCGTCAAAGAGGCGGGCGGGCTCCGGGAGAGCGCCAAGGGCCTGGTCAAGAGCTTCGCCACGACCACGGGAATTGGCCCCAAGGGCCTGATCCCCGTGGCCCCCACCGAGCGCGCCGACGAGCCGATCGTGGTCTACCGCGACGGCATGGGGGAGGGCTGGGACGACTGGTCCTGGGCGACCCGGGATAAGGCATCCGCGGCGATGGCGGCCAATGGGATCAATGGGATCGCCATGACCCTCAAGGGCAGCGAGGGGCTCTACTTCCACCACACCGCGTTTCCCGCCGATGGCTACGGCTCACTAGAGTTTCTCTACAAAGGCGCGCCCGACACGGTGATGGCGACGGTCTTCGACGAGTACGCAAAGCCGCGCCGCCAGCTCAAGCTGGGGAGCTACGTGGTCAATGGGGCGGTCGGGCTCAAAGACGGCTGGCAGAAGATCAGCATCCCTCTGAAGGCGATGGGGGTGGGGGTCGGGGATAAGATCAGCGGGGTCGTGCTCCAGTGCGCGATGCCATCGGCGAGCGGTCAGGTGGGCTTCGACGATATCTCGCTCATGCCCGATACTAGCCTCCCCGAGGCACCCAAGGCGCTGACGATTCCGGTCGCTGTGGACACGCAGGCGGGCAAGCACGCGATCAGCCCGACGATCTACGGGGTCGCCCACGCCAGCAAGCAGGAGGCCGAGGCACTGGGCGCGACCCTCAACCGCTGGGGCGGCAACCCCAACTCGCGCCACAACTGGGTGAGCAATCTCTGGAACTCCGGGAGCGACTGGGAGTTTCGCAACCACGCGGGCGAGAAGCCCCAGACCAAGGCGGGCGGTGCCGCCGATGCCTTTGTCCAGGACAACCGTGCGCTGGGGATCACGAGCTACATGACCGTCCCGACCCTGGGCTGGGTGGCCAAGAACGGCAATATCCAGGTCAAGTCCGAGAATGTTCCCTGGAACACCGGCCCCGGTGTCTCGGGCTGCGACGGCCCCATTGCGGGCTACGACCCGACCGAGAACCGCAACCGCACCAGTGTCCGCTCCGTGGCGCGCAAGAACAAGCCCTTTGAGCTCTACCCCGCGCCCGGTGACACGGTCTACCAGGACGAGTGGATCAACCACCTGGTCAAGCTCCATGGCAATGGCGCGGGCAGCGGGGTGAAGTACTACGCGATGGACAACGAGCCCGATCTCTGGTCCCACACCCACCGCGATGTGCACCCGGCGCAGATGGGCTACGACGATACCTTCAAGAACTTTACGGACTACGCCACGGCGGTGAAGGCGGTCGATCCCACGGCGCTGGTCGCGGGGCCGGCGGTCTCGGGCTGGATCAGCTACTTCTACTCCGCGCTGGACCGGGGCACCGACGACTTCCGCACGGGGGCGGACCGCCGCGCCCACGGCGACACGCCCTTTATTCCCTGGTTCCTGCAGCAGGCCAAGGCCTTCGATGCCAAGCGCGGCAAGCGGACCCTCGATGTGCTGGATATCCACTACTACCCCCAGGGTGAGAATATCTACAGCGATGCCAAGGACCCTGCGCTCCGGGCGCTGCGGATCCGCTCGGTGCGGAGCTTGTGGGACAAGGACTACCGCGATGAGTCCTGGATCGCCAATACCGGCGATGGGCCGAGTGTGCGGCTGATCCCGCGCATGAAGGACTGGATCGCGCAGTGCTACCCCGGAACCAAGCTGGCGATCGGGGAGTGGAGCTTTGGCGCGGAGGGCGATATCAGCGGGGGGCTCGCCGCTGCCGAGGCGCTGGGGGTCTTTGGGCGCGAGGGGGTCGATGTGGCCTGCTTCTGGACCCGGCCCAAGCTCTTTACGCCCGCTGCGGCCGCCTTCCAGCTCTTCCGGCGCCCTGAGCCAGGGCAGGCGGGCTTTGGCGATAGGGGCTGTCAGAGCACGTACGGCCAGGGCGAGCGCCTCGCGGTCTTCTCCGCCACGGAGAGCAAGACGGGCGCACTGACCCTGGTGCTGATCAACAAGACCCCCAAGGCGACCATCACCGTGCCTCTGAGTATCACGGGCCACGACGGCGGAGCGAGCAGGCTCTGGCGCTTCTCCGCGGAGAAGCCCAACCAGCTGAGCGCCGAGGTGGGCCCCAAGGTGAGCGGAGGGAAGGCCAGTATCAGCCTGCCCCCGTACTCCGCGACCCTCGTGCGGATAGGGGGGAAGTAG
- a CDS encoding O-antigen ligase family protein, whose protein sequence is MASRHERAFRASNVLGLREVEQRQRRQQAILGGIAGLLALLAGISYVLVEPTTLLVPILLLSATLLPAVFWYYPRMALFGIFGCAILFEVFQTVPKEQGLTDAVPFFWNINTMFDKFLGSNPKAAPINFFELILIVFSGIMLLSFATRQRTQLRVGSLFWPIAIYLGFVVVGFLNGMSTGGNLNEALQETRAQFYFGIMYVMAVNAIRDRKHVDSLIWLSVICIAFKAFNYIYRHFALFHAEIQDQGVGSHEEAFFFMSFVMLLSVLSFAKVQQKLQVLMWTLLPFVFFANLTTNRRTAYAALTIALPILLLAAYKGFPKARRSVLTVLVSIAVLFPPYFIAFKDKDGAIAGPARAINSAISPNQRDSDSDTYRRNENYDLMFTMRATPVSQAIGYGYGKRFYTPAKLDSIKDIYAWYNLLPHNQILWVWMRLGTLGFLAFWGMVCSILVYACRVIRFQERETLKPKPGDIYPRLVAFYALIEVVLLMVFGLLDLQLSNFRDMVFVAVWVGALAGLAPGAMALNDPEKRVRRPGVSAAPRRRLPEEPRPQRRPRPQPTRPRSTR, encoded by the coding sequence TTGGCCAGTCGTCACGAGCGGGCCTTCCGCGCGTCCAATGTCCTCGGGCTCCGTGAGGTAGAGCAGCGGCAGCGCCGGCAGCAGGCAATCCTGGGAGGGATCGCCGGGCTGCTAGCGCTGCTTGCTGGCATCTCCTATGTCCTGGTCGAGCCCACCACCTTGCTCGTGCCGATTCTCTTGCTGAGCGCGACCCTGCTTCCGGCGGTCTTCTGGTACTACCCGCGCATGGCTCTCTTTGGTATCTTTGGCTGCGCGATCCTGTTTGAGGTCTTCCAGACGGTCCCCAAGGAGCAGGGCCTCACCGATGCCGTGCCGTTCTTCTGGAACATCAACACGATGTTCGATAAGTTCCTAGGAAGCAACCCCAAGGCCGCCCCGATCAACTTCTTCGAGCTCATCCTGATTGTCTTCTCGGGCATCATGCTCCTGAGCTTTGCGACCCGGCAGCGCACCCAGCTTCGTGTTGGCTCGCTCTTCTGGCCGATTGCGATCTACCTGGGCTTTGTGGTGGTCGGGTTTCTCAATGGGATGTCCACCGGAGGAAACCTCAACGAGGCGCTCCAGGAGACCCGAGCGCAGTTCTACTTTGGCATCATGTATGTCATGGCGGTGAATGCGATCCGGGACCGGAAGCATGTCGATAGCCTGATCTGGCTGAGCGTGATCTGTATCGCCTTCAAGGCCTTTAACTACATCTACCGGCACTTTGCGCTCTTCCATGCGGAGATTCAGGACCAGGGAGTGGGCTCGCACGAGGAGGCATTCTTCTTCATGTCCTTTGTGATGCTGCTCTCGGTGCTCTCGTTCGCCAAGGTGCAGCAGAAGCTCCAGGTGCTGATGTGGACCCTGCTGCCCTTTGTCTTCTTTGCCAACCTGACCACCAACCGCCGCACCGCCTACGCCGCGCTGACAATCGCGCTGCCGATCTTGCTGCTGGCGGCCTACAAGGGCTTTCCCAAGGCACGGCGCTCGGTGCTGACCGTGCTGGTGAGTATCGCGGTGCTCTTCCCGCCGTACTTTATCGCCTTCAAGGACAAGGATGGCGCGATTGCCGGGCCAGCGCGTGCGATCAACTCCGCGATCTCGCCCAACCAGCGCGACTCGGACTCGGACACCTACCGCCGCAACGAGAACTACGACCTGATGTTCACGATGCGGGCTACGCCGGTGAGCCAGGCGATTGGCTACGGCTACGGCAAGCGCTTCTACACCCCCGCCAAGCTGGACTCGATCAAGGATATCTACGCCTGGTACAACCTCCTGCCCCACAACCAGATTCTCTGGGTCTGGATGCGCCTGGGGACCCTGGGTTTTCTCGCTTTCTGGGGGATGGTCTGCTCGATCCTGGTCTATGCCTGTCGGGTGATCCGCTTCCAGGAAAGGGAGACTCTGAAGCCAAAACCGGGGGATATCTATCCGCGGCTCGTGGCGTTCTATGCCCTGATTGAGGTGGTTCTGCTGATGGTCTTTGGCCTGCTGGACCTGCAGCTCTCCAACTTCCGGGACATGGTCTTTGTGGCGGTCTGGGTGGGGGCGCTGGCGGGCCTAGCCCCCGGCGCGATGGCCCTCAACGACCCCGAGAAGCGTGTCCGTCGCCCCGGAGTGAGCGCCGCGCCGCGCCGCCGCCTGCCCGAGGAGCCCCGCCCCCAGCGTCGCCCACGGCCCCAGCCCACGCGCCCCCGGAGCACCCGATGA